One Microbacter margulisiae genomic window carries:
- a CDS encoding ISAon1 family transposase — translation MHYYLDGKQLQEQYKDYLSDYHQWDQKSHAHQWLLYPDNVGRFLSIDETSLSNGELYTIVTNKAAKGGKGTIVAMVRGTKAEDIVAVLNKLPKRVRWKVREVTMDMAANMEYVIKICFPQASRVTDRFHVQQLAYDAVQELRIKHRWNALDRETIDMALAKACGRKYNPPVLANGDTLKQLLARSRYLLFKKPTAWTYSQKTRAEILFELYPDLKKAYHFSLQLGAIYHQTKDKGVAFAKLAQWYDRVDNSGILSFGSITRTIQSHYLTILNYFNHRSTNASAESFNAKIKAFRASFRGVRDVNFFLFRLTKIYA, via the coding sequence GTGCATTATTATCTGGATGGCAAGCAGTTGCAAGAGCAATACAAGGACTATCTGAGTGATTATCATCAGTGGGATCAAAAATCTCATGCTCACCAATGGCTGCTTTATCCGGATAATGTAGGCCGCTTCTTAAGTATAGATGAAACCAGCTTGTCTAACGGAGAACTATATACTATTGTCACCAACAAAGCGGCAAAAGGAGGTAAAGGAACCATTGTGGCTATGGTTCGGGGAACTAAGGCAGAGGATATTGTCGCGGTTCTCAACAAGCTGCCAAAGCGTGTCAGGTGGAAAGTCCGGGAAGTTACCATGGATATGGCAGCCAATATGGAATACGTGATCAAAATTTGCTTTCCCCAAGCCAGTAGAGTGACCGACAGGTTTCATGTTCAACAGTTGGCTTATGATGCCGTTCAGGAGCTCAGAATTAAACATCGTTGGAATGCACTGGACAGGGAAACGATCGATATGGCATTAGCGAAAGCCTGCGGAAGGAAATACAATCCACCGGTTCTGGCAAACGGAGACACTCTCAAGCAACTACTGGCGCGTAGCAGATATTTGTTGTTTAAGAAACCCACAGCATGGACATATTCTCAGAAAACAAGAGCTGAAATTCTTTTTGAACTGTATCCTGACCTAAAGAAAGCATATCATTTTTCCTTGCAATTGGGGGCTATTTACCATCAAACAAAAGACAAAGGAGTAGCTTTTGCTAAACTGGCACAGTGGTATGATAGGGTTGATAACTCAGGTATTTTGTCATTTGGAAGCATCACCAGAACCATTCAATCACATTATTTGACGATCCTGAATTATTTTAATCACAGAAGTACAAATGCTTCTGCAGAATCATTCAATGCCAAAATCAAAGCTTTTAGGGCATCTTTCAGAGGCGTGAGAGATGTGAATTTTTTCCTTTTCAGACTAACAAAAATTTATGCTTAA
- a CDS encoding ISAon1 family transposase N-terminal region protein produces the protein MEKETELKSAEHQLLELILPEGILEYFEIKSVRNIGIGYAVYLEEKPDIPSEYAGEPLRCHGFHQEQTIHDFPIRGKVFDLKIKCRRWLNANTNQVVSRNWELTAKGTRFTQEFAAFLKELPGYSSHKC, from the coding sequence ATGGAAAAAGAGACAGAATTAAAGTCAGCGGAACATCAGTTGTTGGAGTTAATATTGCCAGAAGGGATTCTGGAGTATTTTGAAATAAAATCAGTTAGGAACATTGGGATAGGTTATGCGGTTTATCTTGAAGAAAAGCCTGATATTCCTTCAGAGTATGCAGGAGAACCTCTTCGTTGTCATGGCTTTCATCAGGAACAAACCATACATGATTTTCCAATACGAGGAAAGGTATTTGATTTGAAGATTAAGTGTCGAAGGTGGTTGAATGCCAATACAAACCAAGTGGTTAGCCGAAATTGGGAACTTACGGCAAAAGGAACGCGATTTACACAGGAATTCGCGGCTTTTTTAAAAGAATTACCTGGATACTCATCCCATAAGTGCTAA
- a CDS encoding HNH endonuclease: MAKCYKCEVELTSDNESEEHIILNACGGRLKPKNLLCKTCNSGFGDSCDKILADSTNDLSNLLLIKRHRGEPQSIKGKLTSTGEDYYIQYGGDPMMSKPIISEVVDGEKVELSITARNEKEYKQILKGLKRKYPQLNIEEAIKTAEYKKEYLDDTIHFQSTIGGKEVFRSITKSAINYFIYKGGDRKYIVHLFDYLDEKEDLDIVWMHYPENTIYAPVESEVSHVIRVIGNPNEKILFAYIELFNVHNFIIKLNENYDGVPMDETYTFDLIEIKEIIRVIPLNYTRGQLLDLFENKDDKPFLKVQKRFERVVGLAMKRQSSNHNQELISRAINNSLGKYPEGTIITKEMIDELVKDTMKEITPMILHQLKRKNRDDDV, encoded by the coding sequence ATGGCAAAATGTTACAAATGCGAAGTTGAATTGACTTCTGATAATGAATCAGAAGAACATATTATATTAAATGCTTGTGGAGGTCGATTAAAACCAAAAAACTTATTATGCAAAACATGCAATTCGGGATTTGGTGATTCTTGTGATAAAATCTTAGCTGATAGTACAAATGATTTGTCAAATCTTTTATTAATTAAGAGACATAGAGGCGAACCACAGTCAATTAAAGGTAAACTGACTTCTACAGGTGAAGATTATTACATTCAATATGGTGGAGACCCAATGATGTCGAAGCCGATTATTTCTGAAGTAGTTGATGGAGAAAAAGTCGAACTTTCTATTACGGCAAGAAATGAAAAAGAATACAAGCAAATACTAAAGGGATTAAAACGAAAATATCCTCAACTGAATATTGAAGAAGCAATAAAGACTGCTGAATATAAAAAAGAATATTTAGATGATACCATTCATTTTCAGTCAACAATTGGAGGGAAAGAAGTTTTTAGATCTATAACAAAAAGCGCAATCAATTACTTTATTTATAAAGGAGGTGATCGAAAATATATAGTGCACTTATTTGATTATCTTGATGAAAAAGAGGATTTAGACATTGTATGGATGCATTATCCTGAGAATACTATTTATGCACCTGTGGAATCAGAAGTAAGTCATGTAATACGTGTTATTGGAAATCCAAACGAAAAAATACTTTTTGCTTACATTGAATTATTTAATGTTCATAATTTCATTATCAAACTAAATGAAAACTATGATGGAGTCCCAATGGATGAAACTTATACTTTCGATTTAATTGAAATTAAAGAGATAATAAGGGTCATCCCTTTAAACTATACAAGGGGACAACTACTAGATTTGTTTGAGAATAAAGACGACAAGCCTTTTTTAAAAGTCCAAAAACGTTTTGAACGAGTTGTCGGCTTAGCAATGAAAAGACAATCATCAAACCATAATCAAGAATTAATAAGTAGAGCAATAAATAATTCATTAGGAAAATATCCAGAAGGAACGATTATTACAAAAGAAATGATTGATGAATTGGTAAAAGACACAATGAAAGAAATAACTCCAATGATACTACATCAATTAAAAAGGAAAAATAGAGATGATGATGTATAG